One region of Corvus moneduloides isolate bCorMon1 chromosome 1, bCorMon1.pri, whole genome shotgun sequence genomic DNA includes:
- the RIOK3 gene encoding serine/threonine-protein kinase RIO3 isoform X2, whose amino-acid sequence MDSVGVAAAAPDAGPGPAWQSKCPWGAPSTTSISCSLADVMSEQLAKELQLEEERTAFPEVVAAAEGPFITGENIDTSSDLMLAQMLQMEFDREYDAQLRREEKKINGDSKVSISFENYRKVHPYDSDSSEDEVDWQDTRHDPYRADKPTTTPRRGFIGKGKDITTKHDEVVCGRKNTARMENFAPEFQVGDGIGMDLKLSNQVFNALKQHAYSEERRSARLHEKKEHSTAEKAVDPKTRLLLYKMVNSGMLETITGCISTGKESVVFHAYGGKSATEDKVIPPECAIKVFKTTLNEFKNRDKYIKDDYRFKDRFSKLNPRKIIRMWAEKEMHNLTRMQNAGIPCPQVVILKKHVLVMSFIGQDQVPAPKLKDVTLSNEDMKKAYYQILNMMQQLYRECNLVHADLSEYNMLWHDGKVWLIDVSQSVEPTHPHGLEFLFRDCRNVSQFFQKGGVAEALNERELFNAVSGLNITADNEVDFQAEIEALEKMNEDHVQNHGKKLSMFPSDGDPPIYDE is encoded by the exons ATGGACTCGGTGGGAgtcgccgccgccgcgcccgacgccgggccgggccccgcctGGCAGAGCAAG tgtCCGTGGGGAGCCCCTAGCACAACATCAATATCATGTTCTCTTGCTGATGTAATGAGTGAACAGCTGGCAAAAgaactgcagctggaagaagaaagaactgCTTTTCCTGAAGTGGTTGC TGCTGCTGAAGGACCTTTTATTACAGGAGAAAATATTGACACTTCCAGTGATCTAATGCTAGCTCAGATGCTGCAGATGGAATTTGACAGGGAATACGATGCGCAGCTTCGGCGTGAAGAGAAGAAGATCAATGGAGATAGCAAAG TCTCCATATCCTTTGAAAATTATCGGAAGGTGCATCCCTATGACAGTGACAGCTCAGAGGATGAGGTTGATTGGCAGGATACCCGTCATGATCCGTACAGAGCAG ATAAACCTACTACTACACCAAGAAGGGGTTtcataggaaaaggaaaagacattACTACGAAACATGATGAAGTGGtatgtggaagaaaaaacacTGCTCGCATGGAAAAT TTTGCACCTGAATTCCAAGTTGGGGATGGAATTGGGATGGACTTAAAGCTGTCAAATCAAGTCTTCAATGCCTTAAAACAGCATGCATACTCTGAGGAACGTCGAAGTGCAAGGCTCCATGAGAAGAAGGAGCACTCCACTGct GAGAAAGCAGTGGATCCTAAAACACGTTTACTTCTGTACAAGATGGTCAATTCTGGGATGCTGGAGACCATCACAGGCTGCAtcagcacaggaaaagaatcTGTTGTTTTTCATGCTTATGGAGGAAA AAGTGCAACTGAAGATAAAGTCATTCCTCCAGAATGTGCCATCAAAGTGTTTAAAACAACTCTTAATGAATTCAAGAACCGTGACAAATACATTAAGGATGACTACAGATTTAAAGACCGCTTCAGTAAATTGAATCCACGAAAGATTATTCGTATGTGGGCTGAGAAGGAAATGCATAACTTAACaag AATGCAAAATGCAGGAATTCCTTGTCCTCAAGTGGTTATCCTTAAGAAACATGTCTTGGTTATGTCTTTCATTGGCCAGGATCAAGTCCCAGCTCCTAAACTAAAGGATGTAACACTTAGTAATGAAGATATGAAAAAGGCCTACTATCAGATTCTTAAT ATGATGCAGCAGTTGTATAGGGAGTGCAACCTGGTCCATGCAGATCTTAGTGAATACAACATGCTTTGGCATGATGGGAAG GTCTGGCTCATTGATGTCAGTCAGTCTGTGGAGCCAACCCATCCTCATGGACTTGAGTTTTTGTTCAGAGACTGTAGGAATGTTTCACAG TTCTTCCAGAAAGGAGGTGTGGCAGAAGCACTTAATGAGCGTGAACTCTTCAATGCTGTCTCAGGTTTAAATATTACAGCTGACAATGAAGTAGACTTCCAAGCAGAG ATTGAAGCTTTGGAGAAGATGAATGAAGATCACGTGCAGAATCATGGAAAGAAACTGTCAATGTTTCCAAGTGATGGAGACCCACCTATATATGATGAATAG
- the RIOK3 gene encoding serine/threonine-protein kinase RIO3 isoform X1, whose protein sequence is MDSVGVAAAAPDAGPGPAWQSKCPWGAPSTTSISCSLADVMSEQLAKELQLEEERTAFPEVVAAAEGPFITGENIDTSSDLMLAQMLQMEFDREYDAQLRREEKKINGDSKVSISFENYRKVHPYDSDSSEDEVDWQDTRHDPYRADKPTTTPRRGFIGKGKDITTKHDEVVCGRKNTARMENFAPEFQVGDGIGMDLKLSNQVFNALKQHAYSEERRSARLHEKKEHSTAEKAVDPKTRLLLYKMVNSGMLETITGCISTGKESVVFHAYGGNATEDKVIPPECAIKVFKTTLNEFKNRDKYIKDDYRFKDRFSKLNPRKIIRMWAEKEMHNLTRMQNAGIPCPQVVILKKHVLVMSFIGQDQVPAPKLKDVTLSNEDMKKAYYQILNMMQQLYRECNLVHADLSEYNMLWHDGKVWLIDVSQSVEPTHPHGLEFLFRDCRNVSQFFQKGGVAEALNERELFNAVSGLNITADNEVDFQAEIEALEKMNEDHVQNHGKKLSMFPSDGDPPIYDE, encoded by the exons ATGGACTCGGTGGGAgtcgccgccgccgcgcccgacgccgggccgggccccgcctGGCAGAGCAAG tgtCCGTGGGGAGCCCCTAGCACAACATCAATATCATGTTCTCTTGCTGATGTAATGAGTGAACAGCTGGCAAAAgaactgcagctggaagaagaaagaactgCTTTTCCTGAAGTGGTTGC TGCTGCTGAAGGACCTTTTATTACAGGAGAAAATATTGACACTTCCAGTGATCTAATGCTAGCTCAGATGCTGCAGATGGAATTTGACAGGGAATACGATGCGCAGCTTCGGCGTGAAGAGAAGAAGATCAATGGAGATAGCAAAG TCTCCATATCCTTTGAAAATTATCGGAAGGTGCATCCCTATGACAGTGACAGCTCAGAGGATGAGGTTGATTGGCAGGATACCCGTCATGATCCGTACAGAGCAG ATAAACCTACTACTACACCAAGAAGGGGTTtcataggaaaaggaaaagacattACTACGAAACATGATGAAGTGGtatgtggaagaaaaaacacTGCTCGCATGGAAAAT TTTGCACCTGAATTCCAAGTTGGGGATGGAATTGGGATGGACTTAAAGCTGTCAAATCAAGTCTTCAATGCCTTAAAACAGCATGCATACTCTGAGGAACGTCGAAGTGCAAGGCTCCATGAGAAGAAGGAGCACTCCACTGct GAGAAAGCAGTGGATCCTAAAACACGTTTACTTCTGTACAAGATGGTCAATTCTGGGATGCTGGAGACCATCACAGGCTGCAtcagcacaggaaaagaatcTGTTGTTTTTCATGCTTATGGAGGAAA TGCAACTGAAGATAAAGTCATTCCTCCAGAATGTGCCATCAAAGTGTTTAAAACAACTCTTAATGAATTCAAGAACCGTGACAAATACATTAAGGATGACTACAGATTTAAAGACCGCTTCAGTAAATTGAATCCACGAAAGATTATTCGTATGTGGGCTGAGAAGGAAATGCATAACTTAACaag AATGCAAAATGCAGGAATTCCTTGTCCTCAAGTGGTTATCCTTAAGAAACATGTCTTGGTTATGTCTTTCATTGGCCAGGATCAAGTCCCAGCTCCTAAACTAAAGGATGTAACACTTAGTAATGAAGATATGAAAAAGGCCTACTATCAGATTCTTAAT ATGATGCAGCAGTTGTATAGGGAGTGCAACCTGGTCCATGCAGATCTTAGTGAATACAACATGCTTTGGCATGATGGGAAG GTCTGGCTCATTGATGTCAGTCAGTCTGTGGAGCCAACCCATCCTCATGGACTTGAGTTTTTGTTCAGAGACTGTAGGAATGTTTCACAG TTCTTCCAGAAAGGAGGTGTGGCAGAAGCACTTAATGAGCGTGAACTCTTCAATGCTGTCTCAGGTTTAAATATTACAGCTGACAATGAAGTAGACTTCCAAGCAGAG ATTGAAGCTTTGGAGAAGATGAATGAAGATCACGTGCAGAATCATGGAAAGAAACTGTCAATGTTTCCAAGTGATGGAGACCCACCTATATATGATGAATAG